Proteins from a single region of Sphaerochaeta globosa str. Buddy:
- a CDS encoding FadR/GntR family transcriptional regulator, producing the protein MDYISQTKSARIASSLEEMILDNRLKSGSFLPSQQVLADQFNTSSRPIREALKLLEAKGLVIISQGRRAQVRSNNLDQYVESISTTIVNSKISQAKLMRNLMQVRITVATSAARGFSRLENRDEYLAQLWNASNRMEASIPFIFQKDAKAHADYLKAEGEIHRTLVFANGNQILSCIYDNLSPLLDSAMNSIKFTPTQMEKRSKDYSYLCEALQNGQTDLAVALVLVTLTMLESKVMDHYPDESIAMASYA; encoded by the coding sequence ATGGACTACATTTCACAAACTAAATCAGCAAGAATAGCTTCGTCATTGGAGGAGATGATCTTGGACAACCGCCTGAAAAGCGGCTCCTTTCTTCCTTCACAACAAGTACTTGCCGATCAATTCAATACGTCCAGCCGGCCCATCCGTGAAGCATTGAAGCTTCTCGAAGCCAAAGGCTTGGTCATCATTTCCCAAGGAAGAAGGGCTCAAGTCAGAAGCAACAACCTCGACCAGTATGTTGAGTCCATCTCCACCACCATTGTAAACAGCAAGATCAGTCAGGCAAAACTGATGCGCAACCTCATGCAGGTGCGTATCACGGTTGCTACCAGTGCAGCAAGAGGTTTTTCCCGTCTTGAAAACCGGGATGAGTACCTTGCACAGCTTTGGAATGCCAGCAACCGCATGGAAGCCTCGATCCCCTTCATCTTCCAAAAGGATGCCAAGGCACATGCTGATTATTTGAAGGCGGAAGGCGAAATCCATCGAACCTTGGTATTCGCCAACGGCAACCAAATACTTTCCTGCATTTATGACAACCTTTCCCCGCTTTTGGACAGTGCGATGAATTCGATCAAGTTCACCCCGACCCAAATGGAGAAACGTTCCAAAGACTACTCCTATCTGTGTGAAGCACTGCAGAACGGGCAAACCGACCTTGCAGTTGCTTTAGTACTGGTTACGCTCACCATGCTCGAAAGCAAGGTGATGGACCACTATCCGGATGAAAGTATAGCCATGGCTTCCTACGCCTGA
- a CDS encoding FadR/GntR family transcriptional regulator gives MSGNSITGTETKSTTIANKLEEEILAKKYKAGETLPSQHDLATQFNASSRSVREAFKNLEAKGLISVKQGKKAIVKSNSLDQFVESLSASMISKQAPDKKLLTDLMQVRTTIEVSAARELSRDPNRMLIVRSLDRACTKMEHLLPSLDGAKDTEAIKQYKATEFEFHAALIKSNDNIILSSIYENLAPQLYAAMDRLPETYSEQKKKVNEYRYLVDALVNGQTDLAVALTLVNLTNIKDKFETLDL, from the coding sequence ATGAGCGGAAACAGTATCACCGGAACTGAAACCAAATCGACAACAATTGCAAACAAGCTCGAGGAGGAAATCCTCGCTAAAAAATATAAAGCAGGGGAAACACTTCCCAGCCAGCATGACCTGGCTACCCAATTCAATGCATCCAGCAGAAGCGTACGTGAAGCCTTCAAGAATTTGGAGGCCAAAGGGCTTATCAGTGTAAAGCAAGGCAAGAAAGCTATTGTAAAAAGCAACAGCCTCGACCAGTTTGTGGAGTCGCTGTCCGCCTCGATGATCAGTAAGCAAGCACCGGACAAGAAGTTGCTCACCGACCTAATGCAAGTGCGCACTACCATTGAAGTCTCTGCAGCCAGAGAGCTCTCCCGTGACCCCAACAGAATGCTGATCGTCCGTTCTCTCGACCGCGCCTGCACCAAAATGGAGCACCTGCTGCCGAGCCTCGATGGTGCAAAGGACACGGAAGCGATCAAGCAATATAAAGCAACTGAGTTTGAGTTCCATGCAGCCCTGATCAAATCAAACGACAACATCATCCTCAGCAGCATCTATGAGAACCTCGCTCCCCAACTCTACGCCGCCATGGACAGGCTTCCTGAAACATACAGTGAACAAAAGAAGAAAGTGAATGAGTATCGCTATTTGGTGGATGCCCTGGTCAACGGACAAACCGACCTTGCAGTAGCACTGACGCTGGTGAACCTTACCAATATCAAGGATAAGTTCGAGACCCTCGACCTGTAG